CCTCGACCTTGCCGGTTGCAATCTCGACGCGGAAGAGCTTGCCGGTCGACACATCCGCCAGCAGCAAGTGATCCTTGCCGTCGGCCAGCAAGCCGTTCGGTCCCTTGATGGCCGGAGCGGTTTTTGTGTCGCAGACCACGGTCACTTCTTTTTTCGGACCGATTCGAAAAATCACGCCGTTTCCGGTAAACGAGCCGGAATCGGAAATGTAAACATCTCCATCGGGACCGACTTCGACGTCGTTAAGAAACCGCGGCTTGACCGGGAACGCGTCCGTATCGACGTACACGCTGGCCTGGGCATTCTCGTCAATACGCCAGACCTTCAACTTATCGGCCACGAAGAGTTCCTTACCGCGGTGGTCAATACCACGAGGATCGTTCATCCCCTCGGCGATCACGGTCGCTTTCCCATCCTCGATGACGACCACTTGGCCGTCGTCTTTCGAATCGGGCTTGCCCGTGATCGTGACATAAATCCGGCCATCTTCACCAACCACGGCTGACTCAGGATTGTTCAGTCCTTCGGCCAGCAACACCTTCTCGGCCGCAGTCGCGGTTGAGCATCGTCCCAGGGCCAGCAATGCGGATGCAACGGCCAGGGATGCGCAGAGGGTCTTCAACAAAACTTGATGTTGGTCGAACATGAGTGCGATTTCCTCGATTGTAGATGCGGATGCAGGGCACATGGTCCTTGACGGTTCCGTTATATCCGATCAGATATAACGACCTCCGGCCTCCGATTCAATGCGGTAGGCTTTCCAGGCGCCTGAGCAATGCCCGCGCCGCGTGAATTACCAGACTCAACGTGGCTCACGCCCGTGTTGGCCCCGGAGGTGGCGTTTGCACTCATGCCATGGCCCAACTGACGAGTCAGAGCGTGCGGTTCGTGACATCGCGTGCGACCGCAGGTAACGG
The nucleotide sequence above comes from Pirellulales bacterium. Encoded proteins:
- a CDS encoding SMP-30/gluconolactonase/LRE family protein; this translates as MFDQHQVLLKTLCASLAVASALLALGRCSTATAAEKVLLAEGLNNPESAVVGEDGRIYVTITGKPDSKDDGQVVVIEDGKATVIAEGMNDPRGIDHRGKELFVADKLKVWRIDENAQASVYVDTDAFPVKPRFLNDVEVGPDGDVYISDSGSFTGNGVIFRIGPKKEVTVVCDTKTAPAIKGPNGLLADGKDHLLLADVSTGKLFRVEIATGKVEEIAAGLGGGDGVARDTKGRIYVGDVRGGKVFRVDAVGSAPVLVADGFKSAADIALDAQGRILVPDSRAGTLTALVPSE